In Ahaetulla prasina isolate Xishuangbanna chromosome 10, ASM2864084v1, whole genome shotgun sequence, the genomic window TTTTGTCCGTGCTGCTGTGGTCTTCAAGTGGTACATCAACCAGTACTTGTGCAAGATGAACAACACCCTCATCTTCCTCAACCTCTATGCCAGTGTTTATATCCTCACGGTCATCAGCATTGACCGTTGCATTTTCATCCGGCATCCAATCTGGGCTCAGAACCATCGAAAAACTCGGTGGGCTTCTTTTGTGGCCTTGGGTGTGTGGATCCTGGCCTTGGTGTTGTCTTCTCCCCCTCTCTATTTCGGGGGAACCGTACAAAATGGCAAGGACACTCACTGCTACAGCACTTACGGTAACACCGTAGATACTGAAATCTCCAAGCGTCGCAGTGTGATCATCAGCCGTTTCATTTTTGCCTTCGTCATTCCCTTCGCCATTATTTTCCTCTGCTACGGAGCCATTGCCTTGAAATTGAGAAGCAGTCAACTATTTCAATCAAGCAAGCCCTACAAGATCATCACGGCTTTGATTGTGACCTTTTTTGTATGCTGGTTCCCTTACCATGTGTTTTCTTTCATTGACCTGCAATATTCATCCCATCTAGACATGTTGTTGGTGCTGGAAACCGGTTTTCCCATAGCATTGGTCTTGgcttttatcaacagctgcatcAATCCCATCCTCTATGTCTTTATGGTGAAGGGCTTCAAAGACAGCCTGAAAGGGTTCCTCTTTTCTGCGTTTGAGAATGCCTTTTCTGCGTTCGAGAATGAAGAGTTCAGGCAGACCTCCACAACCAACAAAACCAAATTTTCAGCAGAGGTGGAATTGCCGTTATGAATTCTGTCACACCGTCCCATTCCCTAACCTTGAGGAGACACATGCAATGCTCAGAGTGTCCATTCAGGATCTATTCCCTTCACATTCCGACCACTTTCCCCACTCTGAAGCTACAGCGAATTGTGCACATGGTTGATTCATCTGGAGGCAAAtatagttgttaatgcttggaatgcactaccagactctgtggtctcttcccaaaatccccaaagctttaaccaaaaactatctactgttgacctcactccattcctaagaggtctgtaaggggcgtgcataagagcaccagcgtgcctactgttcctgttctaatgttccctttggttgtatccaatttcatatagctattacatacttatgattaatttatgcttatatatcgtatagttatttcatgcttatgcttatatatactgttgtgacaaagaaataaaataaaataaaaaataaattccattGAGTGCAATGGGAGCCGGTTCAGATCTAAAGTTATTTGAGCCAACCCCATACCAGCTCCAATAACATTTCTTATGATAAGATTAATACATCAATGTTCCAGGTTGAGAAATTTTGCATTCTTGGTTATTCCAGTCTAGGTGAATCATGAATTAGAATAGATTAATTCCGAATCTCTCCAATGTGAAGAGTGGTTacaataagagcacaaacgtgcctaccgttcctgtcctattgtttcttcccctatatatatatatatgtttatattaccttgtttctcctcatatatatgtttatatattatataatcctttatgtaatgcttgtatatattgttacgacaaataaataaataaaataaataaataaatttgatttttcttggtTTGCTTTGCAAAAACCCTGTTGCCGATGGGTCATTAACAAACATGGACCTCCTTCATTAATTCATTGCATTTCCTCTTACCTACGGTTTAAATGATATATTTAGCTGCCTGAGCTGTAGCTCTTTTCTCCCATAAGCTGCAATATCCTAACCAGCCATGTTACAGCTCCCTTACTCTGCTGTACTcaactatgaatagaatagaatagaatagaatagaatagaatagaatagaatagaatagaatagaatagaatttattggccaagtgtgattggacacacaaggaatttgtcttggtacaatatgctctcagtgtacataaaagaaaagataccttcatcaaggtacaacaacacaaatgatggtcatagggtacaatttaacactttatttatttatttatttatttatttaatttttataccgcccttctcccaaaggactcagggcggtgtacaggcaaataaaaagcagacaagacagtattatataaaatgcaagattaaaaaacttattataatttgcctaaaaatttaaaaaatatagatactaaaaccccatttaaaattcataataaaaactataaaatccataaaatttaagccagccccgcgcgaataaaaaggtgtgtcttcagttcgcggcgaaaggtccgaaggtcaggtatttggcgcagacccgggggaagttcgttccagagtgtgggagcccccacagagaaggaccttcccctgggggccgccagccggcactgcttggcggacggcaccctgagaagtccctctctgtgagagcgtacgggtcggtgggaggcatatggtaacagcagacggtcccgtaagtacccaggccctaagccatggagcgctttaaaggtcataaccaaaaccttaaagtgcacccggaaagccacaggtagccagtgcagtctgcgcaggagaggtgttacatgggaggtacgcgacactccctctatcacccgcgcagctgcattctggactaactgaagccttcgagtgcacttcaaggggagccccatgtagagagcattacaataatccaagcgagaggtaacgagtgcgtgagtgactgtgcacaaggcatcccgatcaaggaaggggcgcaactgccgaaccaggcggacctggtggaaggccccccctcCGTCTTGTATATCACACTTAATgatatacaacatttaatgataatcatagggtacaaataagcaatcaggaacaatcaatatcaatataaagcataaggattaccagcaacaaaattacagtcataataataataataataataataataataataacaacaacaacaacaacaacaacaacaacagagataTATGTCTCATCTAGATAATACAGCTTCAGTTCTCATCTAACACTGTTTTATGGAACTGCAACGGCTCTTGTGTTTTAATATGTCAGGTCCTTTTTCTCCAGGGTGGGGGATGACAGTATGTTATTGCTCATTTTTATGAAATGTGGTGTGAATTGTTCCTTCTGCTTCTCCAAGTTGGTTTAATAGGTGTGAAATGTAGTTGAACAATGCTTaaataaaatggaatgaaaaattATGTGTAAGGGCAACTATTTAAAGCAGCACAGATGTTTATCATGGTCAATCCAAACTGCTTGCGTTGATTTATGTCCTCCTGATCtttgggactacaactcccagatttcctgcaGAGCAAAGCTGTTGCTTTCCACTGCCCAGAGAATCCTGGATATTATCATCTCTCCCCCATATCTCACGAGTATCAAATTGAGAAAGTGTGTAGTCATGGCTGTTTTCCTTTTAcgcaaaaacctttttttccaatttaaccGATGTGGATGTTGTGTCCAAAACTGTTGGACGTCAGCTTTCAACAAGCCCACTTGTATAGTCGGGATGATGAGAATTACAGTTAAACCCCGCTGCCCATTGGGTAAGATGATTACACATTCAACCAAGATAAACAAAACTGTTTCTCTCtcacttctttctcttttgtgCCCTCTGCAGTAAATAAACAAGTTTAGGAAAGCCCTGCCACATTTGGACTGAAAAgttcaccctctctctctctctctcagcccaactcaactcacagagttgttgttgtgaagaaaacaggagaaggaagtTGTGTTGGTATTATATCCCCTCTTTTTGCCAGAATATGCGGGTGGAACACACATGTTATTAGTAAAAGTTTAAGagatacaaacaaacaacaaacaaacaaacaaataaataaataacattgctCTCCTCTAAGGAAATCCGTGCATGAGAGAGCTGGTTTGTGTGGATTTGTGGTGCCTCATGCAATGCAGGAATAAATGAAACAAACTACTCAACTTTTAATGGGCTTAGTTAAGAGTGTTGTATAAATCAATCAGTTCATTAGAAAATGCTGGATTAAAGATTAAGCTTTTCGGATCCAGAAGGTTTAAGGAAGAAGggattgtttccttccttccttccttccttccttccttccttccttccttccttccttccttccttccttcccttcccttcccttcccttcccttcccttcccttccttttttcctttcttgagaATAGCGCAATAGAGAATAGAGGAAGATATTAGGAGGCTGTAGTAGAATTTCACAAGAATCTGTGGGGAGGGAGGCAGGTTAATACTACTCTAAATAGTAGCCATAAACAAGCAAGTTTGCaaaacaggtttttaaaaaggaaaaaagctgtGGCTTCAATCATACACCCATCCACATACGCATAGGGGATTcccctaaaaagctttttaaaaagccctCTAAAAATcacattcctggcagatagaataATTATCCAAGCAGGAGAAAACCTGTTCAATTTGTCTTGAAGATTCAACTCCCAATTAGCTTTGGcaccaaaaatccctgcccccaccccagctgagccgcgtgatcatcagagggtttttttttacttttaaaagcattttttcttccgctgaaaaaaatgctttaaaaagttaaaaaaaaaaagctttaaaagcattttttcctctgacgatcccagctgagttgcctgatcatcagaaccctttaaaagcatgttttctttggccaaagaggttgttaaaaaaaatgcttttaaaagtacaaaaaaaaaaagttggccatgcccacccagtcacatcccccccaccaagccacacccacagaaccggtagtaacaaattttacatttcacccttgaatCAATTCCTTTATAATCAAAACTAATCAAATGGCCTTTCTAAatggggagagggaagagaagagaggaaaacaGATGCTGCAAAAGCTTGCATATTTAGCTTTCGCTTTGATTTGtttctctttgttttattttcttccttatctTGTGCCagactttttggttttttaaagtgttaatgaaattatgaaaaaaatgtgAGACAATAGGCATCATGTAGGCACCCAAAAAGGAAGATAAAGTGGCCGTTTTCAAGGGGGAAGAAGAACAAGGAAAATCCATTTTACAAACAGCTGGCTCAGCTCTTCAGAATGCCGGTcaatggctttttttccccccccctttggtgaaaaagaagaaaattccgAGACAGTTAGAAGTTAAAAACATGGTGGGAAATGAGGTGAGTGAAGAAAATCTCTCTGGTTGTGCTGCGGGGGAATTGTAGTCAAATTGTGGACATCTTGACCAGTAATTGTTCTAGCTGGGGAAAAATGGAATTATGTAGAGTATTTAAAGAGCCACTTTGATGgtaaagacaccaggctagagtttaggagatggtgagttctagtcagtGGTAGGatgcagccagttcgcaccacttcgggagaaccggttgttaactttctgagcagtttggcaaactggttgttggaagaaatcattagggcagagagacaaccggttgttaaattactggaatcccaccactggttctagtcTCACTTCCAGCATGAAAAACTAACTGGATGACTTGGGGccagtccaggggtgggctgctaagTGGgtcgtaggcagtggtgggattcaagtaatttaacaacaagttctctgccctaataattccttccaacaaccagtttgccaaactgctcagaaagttaacaaccggttctcttgaagtggtgcgaactggctgaatcccaccactgatcgtaggggttcgggagaacctctagctaagattctgtgcagtttggagaacctccaaatcccactcctggctagctCCATccatcccgcccctcccaggagtctccaagcggcctgttttggatgcaggtaagtgcaggccgCCTGCAGAGGcttagggagggcgaaaaatgggcctaccggaaatttggaaaggccagaaatgggcccagagggcctccagagcctggggaggcagtttttgtcctcccagaggcttgaggaaagcctccggaacccAGGGAAGACAAAAACACCCCACCTCCAGGGTGCAGAAGgccaacatccttcctgttgaagactacttcagcttcaatcacaacaatacacgagcacacaatagatttaagcttaatgtgaaccgctccaatcttgattgcagaaaatatgacttcagtaacagagttgttaatacctggaatacactacctgactctgtggtctcttcccaaaatccccaaagctttaaccaaaaactatctactattgacctcaccccattccaagaggtctgtaaggggcgtgcataagagcaccagcgtgcctaccgttcctgtcctaatgtctcctttgattgtatccaatttcatatagttttacatacttatgcttatatatcgtatagttatttcatgcttacgcttatatataatgttgtgacaaataaataaataaataaaataaataaataataaactaggCCATGTGCACCCAGCAACCAAAGAGAAAACctctgctaaaatttttgaagctcacccctgggccagtcactttctcagccCAAATCATCTGTGAGGGTCCCTTGATTCAAAAAATGTTGCAATATAAAGTACCATTTGGGCTAACTTTCGGGTACAAACAGATATACACCATGATAATTTTAGTAATATATAGATAGATTGAGGCTATGCAAAGGTGATTTGGTCCAATTGCCCCAGGACAATTGTAGATCACttttgtggagattctcagtcgtccaggtcatggttgtcccaaaatgtgctttttttttcaagagacaactggactttctagtttttctctgaagatgtttcgcttctcatccaagacgcttcctCAGCTctaactgaatggtggggaacggaaagatttatactcctcgCAGacagctggtttgaaagaggggttaaagagaccatctatgtcaaaacggagcagccctctctcaacagagagggagggatatgacatcatctatctccaatctacaacacagtcctttcaacagttccaagaaggcttcacacccatttgcaccactcaggtgaccctgaggacacagataaacctccaggtgaccttaacgcaggggtgaaatccagcaggttctggagaactggtagcagaaattttgagtagtgtggagaaccggtagcggaaattttgagtaatttggagaaccggcaaataccacttctgtgttctgtcccccttcgcctccgtccaagtgatggcttaattagctggcactatcatctctggcagcaaactagcgagtgtctgccaagtgactctgtatTCTCCTTTGATGCCGATgcatcacccaggaacaaacagtacttcagctcgagtcaagcagttgatttgcctgctacgaagaggcatagcagcccccactggttttatatcctgtggggtgtggctccatgactcagcacttcctaggcctgccccacccctgcttctgttgttcccgcctctcctgcctacgaaacctagggtccagccagacctgattgccatcagctgcgtcaggaggtgtggcctggtgggggaaagagtcaggggacggaggccttgttatctcttccacctagcctgtctctggctcctggaactgagacagggaagctggtgctcccgaggtaagtcctgacggcccttccccctcactttccaagtcactttctggcaggaggcctggctcagggggctgcagacacaacactctgcctggtcccagaatggggtgggaatggagaatttgaaatatccttcccccaggagtggggagggaatggggattttgcagtatccttcccctgccacgcccaccaagccacgaaccacagaaccggtagttaaaaaaaatttgaatttcaccactgccttaacgacccgctaaaagaatgcaaatggccagttttgtctgcaaggagtataaatctttccattccccaacatccagtcagagctgaagaagcttcttggatgagaagcgaaacgtcttcgaagaaaaaccggaaagtccagttgcctcttgaaaagaagcacctttgggactagatTACCTTACTACGGTAGATGAGTTGAACGAGAACACGAAGGGGTttgtagttttttctttttaaaaaatagattacgTGAATAGGATTTTTGATGATTGCCACAACAATCCTCAACAACCTTTTCCAATTTCTTATTCTGGTAGATCTCTGGAAATAATTCTGCAATAAAAAGATGGTCAAAGGGAAGACCAGCTGGAGCTTACAAAGATTTCTTCAACGTTCAAGGGATGACTTCCTTTTTACTAACTTCCCTCAACCTTCTCCTGCTTTATCGAGGTACAAGTGACTCACAGAAATATGCCATAAAATCTCAAATGgttttctaatttctcccttCGTGGCGAAAGTGATCGCATAATCTAGTTATGAGCTACGGTCGCAGAAGAACTATGGGTCACAGAAAACAAAGTCTTTATTCAACAGGGATCCATTTCTCCATCTCAAAAAATGCAAGGATAAGATAACCTCAATCGTGGTTTGTAtgctgtgcggggggggggggggggcgggcggtCAGGCAAATCTTGGTACACGCTCAAAGGATTGTATTTGATGGATTTAAAAGTATTGAAGAAGTAATGAAAAAGCAGGGaggtggtttattttatttatttatttatttttattttattcaatttttaagcATTCGATTCCCCCCTCTGTCATTCCTTctcctggggtgaaatgctcccagttcagacctgatagcccgatccagtagcaatggcagctggtggttcagagaactggtagcaaaaatccctgcccccccccccgccatgcccagctgagccgcgcgatcatcagaagattttttttttacttttaaaagcatttttttcttcatcccaaaaaaatgcttttaaaagtaaaaaaaaaaatctctgatgatcgcgcagctcagctgggatcgtcagaggcttttaaaagcatttttttacaacctcttcggccaaagaggctgtaaaaaaaatgcttttaaaaggctcctcttttttaaaagcaaaaaaaaaatgcttttaaaagaaaagaagaaaagcctctgatcagGCagtaaaaggatactgcaaaaatctccattcccaccccactactgggggaaggatactgcaaaatctccattccctcctcactccaggggaaggatactgcaaaatccccattccctcctcactcctgggggaaggatactgcaaaatccccattcccaccccactcctgggggaaggatactgcaaaatccccattccttcctcactccaggggaaggatactgcaaaatccccattcccaccccactcctgggggaaggatactgcaaaatccccattcccaccccactcctgggggaaggatactgcaaaatccccattcccaccccactcctgggggaaggatactgcaaaatctccattcccaccccactctggggccagccagaggtggtattggctggttctctgaactactcaaaatttctgctaccggttctccagaacctgtcagaacctgctgaatatcacccctgCTACAGACCAAAGAAAGAATGCCACAGCTGAAACAATGGGATGTGTGACTCCATCCTTATGGTCTCAATGTATTGGCATTTAAGGAGTCAAAAATAGTGCGACTCAAATCAACGGGTGTGATCATCTATCCAGCTACCACTTCTACCAGTAAAGCAAAGCTGGAGAGATAGCACCACGAGACCCATCAAAGCAGTTTTCAGCGGTTGGAATGATCAGATCGACTGGGTGAAagcaataaatgtatttttaaaaggtattttccATCTTCTGGGGTTCG contains:
- the LOC131204556 gene encoding chemerin-like receptor 1 produces the protein MSNATDDDYFFENLKKVIIMQEKMPIASLVISSFAFVLGFLGNGLVIFITGFRMKKTVNTVWFLNLAIADFVFIFSLIFVRAAVVFKWYINQYLCKMNNTLIFLNLYASVYILTVISIDRCIFIRHPIWAQNHRKTRWASFVALGVWILALVLSSPPLYFGGTVQNGKDTHCYSTYGNTVDTEISKRRSVIISRFIFAFVIPFAIIFLCYGAIALKLRSSQLFQSSKPYKIITALIVTFFVCWFPYHVFSFIDLQYSSHLDMLLVLETGFPIALVLAFINSCINPILYVFMVKGFKDSLKGFLFSAFENAFSAFENEEFRQTSTTNKTKFSAEVELPL